GGCGCGATCGAGGCCGAGCCCGAGGCATCCGTCGCCTGAGCCGCGCGCGCACACGAGGCCGCCCCGGTGTCGCGGGGCGGCCTCGTGGTCTGTGCGGCGGATGCCGCGGGCGGCGGCATCCGGCGAGCGGGTCAGTCCTCGGCGGACGCCCGGGAGAGCACCTCGCCACGGAAGAAGGCAGGCCGCTTCCACGCCTGCCAGAGCATCACCGCGACGCCCGAGAGCAGCACGACCATGCCCAGCACGAACACGAGGCCCACGCCGAACACGTTCGAGCCGCTGCCGTAGTCGGGGTTCATGCTGTCGATGAGCGTCGTGAAGAAGAGGGTCGCGAGGATGACGCCGCCGATGAGCGGGAACAGCAGCGTGAAGAAGACGTTCCGCACCGACCGCCACCACACCCTGCGGAAGAACCACACGCACGCGAACGCGGTGATGCCGTAGTAGAAGCAGATCATCATGCCGAGTGCCGTGATCGTGTCCCACAGCACGTCCTCGCTGAGGAAGCGCATGACCGCGTAGAAGGCCGCGGCCACGATGGCCGACACGATCGTCGCGTAGCCGGGCGTGAAGAACCGCGGGCTCACCGACGCGAACTTCTCGGGGAGCGCGCCGTAGTGGCCCATCGCGAGCAGGGTGCGCGCCGGCGACACGAAGGTCGACTGCAGCGAGGACGCCGAGCTAGTGAGCACGGCGAGCGAGACGAGCACGGCGAGCGGGCCGAGGATCGGCCCGGCCAGGTGGAAGAACACGTTGTCCTGGATGTCGGGGTTGCCCAGCCCGTACTCGCCGGTACCGACGCCCGCGTACGCGATCAGCGCCACTGCGATGAGCAGGTAGAGCACGACGATCGTGACGACGGTGATGGTGGCCGCGCGGCCCGGGGTCTTGTGCGACCCGCGCGTCTCCTCGTTCATCGTGAGCGTGACGTCCCAGCCCCAGAAGATGAAGATCGAGAGCGAGAGGCCCGCCGCGAACGACGAGAACGACTCGACCGCGAACGGGTTGAACCAGCTCAGGTCGATGGCCGTGGCGTCGAAGGCGTTGCCGTTCGCGACCTCGATGAGGGCCGCGACCGCGAACACCACGAGCACGACGACCTGGAAGCCGACGAGCCAGTACTGCAGCTTCTGCGTCGTCTGCATGTCCCGGTACGACACCCACGTGGCACCGAGCACGAACAGCAGGCACACCCCGACGTTGATGAACGGGTTCGTCGCGAGGTCGGCGATCTCGGGATTGCCGGCGACCTGCGAGATGAGCAGGAAGAGGAAGTCGACGGCGATGCCTGCGAGGTTGGACAGCACGAGGATCGTCGCCGCCACGAGGCCCCAGCCGGCCATCCACCCGATCCACGGGCCGAACGCGCGCGTCGCCCACGTGAACGAGGTGCCCGAGTCGGGCATCCGCGTGTTGAGCTCCCGGTAGCCGAAGGCCACGAGCAGCATCGGGATGAAGCCCACGAGGATGATCGCCGGCACCTGCACGCCGACCTCCGACACCGTCGGGCCGAGGGCCGCAGTGAGCGTGTAGGCCGGGGCGATGCACGAGATGCCGATGACGATCGCGCCGATGAGGCCGACCGACCCGGCCGACAGGCCCTTCTTCGAGATGCCCTGCGTGGAGCCGTCGACGGCGGCGGTCGCCTCCGTCAGGGGCGCGAGCTGCGGCGGGGATTGGTGCGTCATGTCGATCTCTCTCAGGAGGTGGTCGTGCGCGGGACCACGATCATGGGCACCGGCAGTTCGCGCAGCATCTTCGCCGCGGTCGATCCGAGGAACAGGTGGTGGGGCGTCGCGAGGCGGCTCGAGCCGACGAGCACGATCTCGCCGTCGTGCCAGTCGAGGCCTCGAACCGCCTCCTCGACGGTGGCGGCCGTCGCAGCCACGGCCGTGGCGTCGAGCGTGCGCGGCAGCTCGCGGCGAGCGGCGGCGAGCACCTCGTCGGCGTGCACGGTGCTCGTGAGCTCGGCGAGGCCCTCGTCCATGCCCGCGGGCAGGTCGACGGAGACGAGCGACACGAGCCGCAGCGGCGCGTGCACGGCGGTGGCGAGGGCGACGGATGCCCCGAGCAGCGCGTCGGCGCCGGGCCGCGTGCCGATCGCCGCGGTCACCCGGGTCACGCCGACCGGCACGGGGATCTCGCGGGAGCCCGACGGCGCCAGGGCGACCGGCACGTCGGACGAGTGCAGCAGCTCGTTCGCGACCGAGCCGATGCGCGACCGGCCGAACAGCCCGCCCCGAGCGGCGCCCACGACGATGAGGTTCGCGCCGAACTCGTGCGCCGCGGCGATGAGGCCCTCGGCGAACGACTCGGCGTAGCGGATGTGCAGCAGCTGGGCGACGTCGTCATCATCGTCGAGCGACTCGGAGGCCTCGGCGAGCCACTCCCGCGACTGCTCCTTGAGGTACCGCTCGTACCCGGGATCGGTCGGCACGGTGCTCGAACGCGCCTCGCTGGGCAGCACCATGACGATGTCGAGCAGCGCCTCGCTCGCGCGCGCCAGCCGGGTCGCGACGGCGAGCGCGTCGGCACCCGAGTCGTTCGCCGTGTACCCGACGACGATCCGGCGGGCAGCGGGATCCGCGGAGCCGCCGGTCGCGGCATCCGTCACCGCAGTCACGACGCGGCGAGGATCTCGTCGGCGACCTCACGGCCGACGCGGATGGCGCCGTCGACGTGCTGGTAGCCCTTGCCCGCCATGTCCGAGCACGAGAAGTGGATGGGCCCGACGGGCGTGCGCAGGTCGGCGCCGTAGCGCGCGAGGCCGCCCATGTCGAAGCTCGCGGCGTAGGCGCCGCGCGTCCACTCCTCGGAGCCCCAGTCGCTCTCGTAGTAGACGACCGGGTGCTTGGCCTGCTCGCCGTAGTAGTGCGACAGCGACTCGAGGATGCGCTCCTTGCGCTCCTCGGCGCTCAGCGAGAAGACGCCGTCGGCCTCCTCGTCGGCGACGAAGCCGACGAGCGTGCCGCGGGGGTCCTCGTGGTTCGTGTTGTCGTAGGCCTCGTGCACGAGCTCGTACGGGCTGAAGGCGGTGCCCGAAAGACCCTGCTCCCGCCAGAACGGCGTCTCGTAGACGGCGTGCACCTTGATGACGAAGCCCATCGACAGGTGCTGGTGCAGCTGCTGCTGCCGGCGGGGCAGCGGCGGTTCGTACGAGATGCGGCTGATGAGGATGGGCGGCACGGCCAGCACGACGTGCTGCGCGTGCACCTCGAGGTCGTCGGTCACGGCGACGACGCCCCGGTCGGGGGTCTCGGGGTGCCAGCGAACGGTGCGCACCGCCTGGCCGAGACGCACGGCACCGCCGAGCCGCTCCGCGAGCAGCAGCGGCACCTGCTGCAGGCCGCCGACGACACGGCGGTCGAGGATGAAGTCGGCGTCGACGAGGTTCGAGAACGAACCGGCGGATGCCGCCATGAGCAGCGCCTGCAGCGCCGAGAACGCGTGCGCGGGCTTGGTGAGCATGGCGCCGGCGATGAACATGCCGATGTTCTCGCGCGCCTCGAGGTCGTCGGTCTGCGTCTCGAGCCAGCGCGAGAACGAGATCTCGTCGAGGTCCTTCGCCTGCGGGTGCTCCCACGGACGGTCGGGATCGATCTCGGCGACGAGCGCGTCGAGCTTCTCGATGAGGGTGAGGATCTCCTGCTCGGTCGCCGGCGGCACCGGGAAGATCTCGCCCTCGAACCGCTTCTGCTCCCCATCGGGGCCGATGTAGATGTTCACGCCCTCGCGGTAGCGCGGGTACGTCTCGAGGCCGAGGTCGTCGAGCGTCTCGATGAGCGCGTCCTGGTCGGGCGAGACCCACTGGCCGCCGATCTCGAGCATCGCGCCGTCGATGTCGTCGGTCCAGAGCCGCCCGCCCGCGCGGTCGCGCGCCTCGAGGACGACGACCGTGCGGCCGGCCTCCTTCAGTCGGGTGGCGGTGGTGAGGCCGGATGCCCCGGCGCCCACGATGACGACGTCGCAGTCGATGCGTTCCATGGTTCCTGTCTGACTTTCCTGGGGTGCGTGCTCGGTGAGGCGAGCGGATGCCGCGGCGCGCGGCATCCGCTCGCCGCTCAGCTCACCGGGATGAGCGTGTACTTCGTGTCGAGGTACTCGTGGATGCCCTCGAGGCCGCCCTCGCGGCCGATGCCCGACTGCTTGACGCCGCCGAACGGCGCGGCCGCGTTCGAGACGAGGCCCGTGTTGAGGCCCATCATGCCGGTGGCCATGCGCTCGATGAGACGGTGACCGCGCGCGAGGTCCTGCGTGAACACGTACGAGACGAGCCCGTACTCGGTGCCGTTGGCCAGGCGCACGGCCTCGTCTTCGTCGGAGAACGTGGTGATGCCGAGCACCGGCCCGAAGATCTCCTCGCTGAGCAGGCGGCTGCCCGCGGCGACTCCGGCGAGCACGGTCGGCGCGTAGAACGTGCCGTCGCCGTCGATGCGCGTGCCGCCGGTGAGCACGGTCGCGCCCTTCGAGACGGCGTCCTGCACGAGCTCGTCGGTGGAGTCCACGGCCTTCTCGTCGATGAGGGGGCCGATGTTCACGCCGTCCTCGGTGCCGCGTCCGACCTTCATGGCCTTGACCCGGTCGGCGACCCGCTTCGCGAACTCGTCGGCGACCGACTCGTGCACGATGAAGCGGTTCGCGGCGGTGCAGGCCTGCCCGATGTTGCGGAACTTCGCGATCATCGCGCCGTCGACCGCCTTGTCGAGGTCGGCGTCCTCGAAGATGACGAACGGCGCGTTGCCGCCGAGCTCCATCGACGTGCGGAGGATGCCCTGTGCGGCCTGCTGCATGAGCGTGCGGCCCACCTCGGTCGAG
This DNA window, taken from Agromyces sp. 3263, encodes the following:
- a CDS encoding APC family permease; amino-acid sequence: MTHQSPPQLAPLTEATAAVDGSTQGISKKGLSAGSVGLIGAIVIGISCIAPAYTLTAALGPTVSEVGVQVPAIILVGFIPMLLVAFGYRELNTRMPDSGTSFTWATRAFGPWIGWMAGWGLVAATILVLSNLAGIAVDFLFLLISQVAGNPEIADLATNPFINVGVCLLFVLGATWVSYRDMQTTQKLQYWLVGFQVVVLVVFAVAALIEVANGNAFDATAIDLSWFNPFAVESFSSFAAGLSLSIFIFWGWDVTLTMNEETRGSHKTPGRAATITVVTIVVLYLLIAVALIAYAGVGTGEYGLGNPDIQDNVFFHLAGPILGPLAVLVSLAVLTSSASSLQSTFVSPARTLLAMGHYGALPEKFASVSPRFFTPGYATIVSAIVAAAFYAVMRFLSEDVLWDTITALGMMICFYYGITAFACVWFFRRVWWRSVRNVFFTLLFPLIGGVILATLFFTTLIDSMNPDYGSGSNVFGVGLVFVLGMVVLLSGVAVMLWQAWKRPAFFRGEVLSRASAED
- a CDS encoding universal stress protein; the protein is MTAVTDAATGGSADPAARRIVVGYTANDSGADALAVATRLARASEALLDIVMVLPSEARSSTVPTDPGYERYLKEQSREWLAEASESLDDDDDVAQLLHIRYAESFAEGLIAAAHEFGANLIVVGAARGGLFGRSRIGSVANELLHSSDVPVALAPSGSREIPVPVGVTRVTAAIGTRPGADALLGASVALATAVHAPLRLVSLVSVDLPAGMDEGLAELTSTVHADEVLAAARRELPRTLDATAVAATAATVEEAVRGLDWHDGEIVLVGSSRLATPHHLFLGSTAAKMLRELPVPMIVVPRTTTS
- a CDS encoding NAD(P)/FAD-dependent oxidoreductase, with protein sequence MERIDCDVVIVGAGASGLTTATRLKEAGRTVVVLEARDRAGGRLWTDDIDGAMLEIGGQWVSPDQDALIETLDDLGLETYPRYREGVNIYIGPDGEQKRFEGEIFPVPPATEQEILTLIEKLDALVAEIDPDRPWEHPQAKDLDEISFSRWLETQTDDLEARENIGMFIAGAMLTKPAHAFSALQALLMAASAGSFSNLVDADFILDRRVVGGLQQVPLLLAERLGGAVRLGQAVRTVRWHPETPDRGVVAVTDDLEVHAQHVVLAVPPILISRISYEPPLPRRQQQLHQHLSMGFVIKVHAVYETPFWREQGLSGTAFSPYELVHEAYDNTNHEDPRGTLVGFVADEEADGVFSLSAEERKERILESLSHYYGEQAKHPVVYYESDWGSEEWTRGAYAASFDMGGLARYGADLRTPVGPIHFSCSDMAGKGYQHVDGAIRVGREVADEILAAS
- a CDS encoding NAD-dependent succinate-semialdehyde dehydrogenase → MTDTMQHTAETTVLDRVADRLFIGGEWVEAEGGKTLAVSDPSTGETIKEIADASPADGIRALDAAVAAQDAWAATAPRERGELLRRAFDLLQERKEDFALLMTLEMGKPLAEARGEVAYGGEFLRWFSEEAVRISGRYGLNPEGTGRMIVSQRPVGPSFFITPWNFPLAMATRKIAPALAAGCTVVIKPPALTPLTTIAFVQLLEEVGLPKGVVNVVPTSTSSKVSAPIIADPRLRKLSFTGSTEVGRTLMQQAAQGILRTSMELGGNAPFVIFEDADLDKAVDGAMIAKFRNIGQACTAANRFIVHESVADEFAKRVADRVKAMKVGRGTEDGVNIGPLIDEKAVDSTDELVQDAVSKGATVLTGGTRIDGDGTFYAPTVLAGVAAGSRLLSEEIFGPVLGITTFSDEDEAVRLANGTEYGLVSYVFTQDLARGHRLIERMATGMMGLNTGLVSNAAAPFGGVKQSGIGREGGLEGIHEYLDTKYTLIPVS